TGTCTGGTTTTTAGTTGTCATTAGCGGCATGTTGTTTGCCATCTTTTTCTACATGATGAACATTCAAAAAGTCGGTTTATTTGGTATTTTAAAGGCAATTGGCATGAAAACAAGCAGGTTATTCAAAATTATGTGGACACAAATGATTTTCATTACGATAATTTCTCTTATTTTGTCCATTTCATTCAGCCAAGTATTTAATATGATTGCACCTGAAGGAATGCCTTTCCATTTAACATTTGAAACAACCATAAAATTATCTTTAGTTTTCCTATTCATCGGTTTTATCGGAGCTACACTCTCTGGAATACAAATCAAAAAAATCGAACCATTACATGCGATACAACAAGGAGAGGCTTAATATGACAATATTTTCAATTGAAGATGTAAGAAAAACATTTACCTCGGGGGAAATAGAAGAAGAAATACTTAGAGGAATTACCCTTACTCTTAAAGAAGGAGAGATAACAGCATTAGTAGGCGCATCAGGTTCCGGTAAAAGTACGCTCCTTACTATAGCTGCTGGATTACAACCCGCATCAAATGGGCAAGTTATTTTCGACGGAAACAATATGACTGCAATGAGTTCTGAACAGGTTCGAAAAATACGGGCCAGTAAATTTGGGTTTGTCTTTCAGTTTGCTCATCTTGTTCCTTTTCTCACAGTTGAAGAGCAATTAATTTTGATGCTGGATGTTTCTGAATCTAACTTAAGCAAACAATCAAAAATAGCTGAAGTTCGTAACATTCTGCAACTTGTTGAAATGGATCATAGAAGACAGGCCTACCCATCTTCATTATCAGGTGGGGAAAAACAACGGATCGCCATTGCCCGAGCCATTATCCATAAACCGAAAGTTCTCTTCGCAGATGAACCAACAGCCAGCCTAGATTCATGGAAGTCTAGAGATGTTATGTTATTGATTCAAGAGTTAACTAAAACGTTAAATATTGCTACATTAATGGTTACACATGATGAAGAATTGCTTTCATATGTAGACCATGTGATAAAAATGAGCGATGGAATGGTTTTGCAAAGTGAAGAGCAAGTTCTGCAAATTTTAAAGCAGGAGTAATATAAGCAGAATATTAATGAACAGCCTGGACGTTGCATGGCTGTTCATTTGATATGGTTTAAAGCAGATAAAAAATTTTTATAAAACAGGAGTACAAGAATGACAACAATTCTAATTGTAGATGACGACATCAATATATTACAGCTTGTAAAAATCCATTTAGCCGAGGCAGGATTCAAAGTTGTGCAAGCAAAAGACGGGACTCAAGCATTAGCAGTTCTTAATAGAGAAGTATGTGATTTAGCAGTAATCGATGTGATGATGCCTTTTATGGATGGGTATGCATTAACAAAGGTTATTCGAAAGAAATATGATATTCCAGTCATCCTTTTAACGGCTAAGAATCAAATTGAAGATAAGGAAGAAGGATATAAATCTGGCACAGATGATTATCTAGTCAAGCCGTTTGAACCAAAAGAATTACAATTTAGAATAGAAGCCTTACTACGACGATATGATAAGCAATCCGATGAAACTGTTATTCATTTAGGTAGTACAACTATAAATAAAAAAAGCTATGAGGTTCAGATTGGAGAACGGACGATTCTGTTACCCTTAAAGGAATTTGAACTGCTGTACTTCCTGGCTACAAATTCTATGCAAGTATTTTCTCGAGCTCATCTAATAGAACACATCTGGGGTGTAGATTTTGAAGGAGATGAGCGGACAATAGATGTTCATGTAAAAAGATTAAGGGAACGTTTTTCTAAATTGACGGACGATTTTCATATTAAGACTGTGCGTGGGGTTGGCTATTCACTGGAGGCAAACCGCAAATGAAATCTCTTTATGTGAAATTTGTTGTGTTCACCATTGGAATTATGATTTTTAGTGGTATATTTGCCTTTTTAATTTCGAATACGTATTATCAGCAAAAATTAAAACCATTTAATGACCAAAAAAACACTAAAATTGCGTTGGAAATTGCTGAATTTACCGGTAATCAAGCTGATTTAAATCTTATAGATTATCTTGAAAATATTTCTTCAATAGGTTATCAAATTTTCCTCGTTGACAATTCAGGAAATGAACTTTATTTTGGTGCACCTTTCAGGGAAAATACTTTATCCAATTCAACTAAAGAACAAGTACTTAACGGCAATATTTTTCATGGTATATCAAATTTCCCCCAGGAAACATTTGTAACAGGATTTTTTGCGAACGAATTAAAGAATACGATTGGTGTTCCTTTGACACATAACGAGGAAAAGTATGCCCTCTTTCTAAGACCGGATATTAAGCTTCTATTTAACGAAATGCATATTTTATTCGGGTGGCTGCTAGCTTTGACGATTATGCTGAGCATTATAATGGTAATTTTTATTACAAAATATTTAGTTAATCCAATCTCAAAGCTTACATCCGCAACTAAAACGCTCTCAAACGGAAATTACAATGTTGATCTTGATACTACCCGTCATGATGAATTAGGAGAACTTTCACTTAGTTTTTTACGAATGGCCAGTAGACTGGAACAATTAGATGCAATGAGAAAAGAGTTTATTTCAAACATTTCTCATGATATTCAGTCACCTCTATCCAATATTAAAGGATATACAAACCTATTAAAAAGTGATTCAACGAGTCCTGAGGATAAAAGTAATTACATTATAATCATCAATGCGGAAATCGAAAGACTCTCTACATTAACAAAACAATTATTGCTCCTCGCTTCTTTGGATCACGATGAGGATATTTTGAAAAGAAAAACAGTTAATATCGGAAAGCAGATTAAGGAACTAGTACGGAACAATCAATGGCAAATAGGTGAAAAAGGGATTACGCTCGGGTTCACATTACCGGATGTAGAAATCACCGGAGATCCGTCCTTACTAAATGCGGTTTGGGACAATCTGTTAACCAACGCCATCAAATATAATAAACCGAACGGCATGATTGAAATATCAATCGAAGAACAAGGAAAATCGGTATTGGTAATTTTTGAAGATACGGGTATAGGAATGAATGATAAAGAGAAAGAAAGAATTTTTGACCGCTTTTATCGAGTAGATACCGCAAGGACACGTTCGGTTGATGGGACAGGACTCGGACTATCAATAGTGGCTGCCATTGTTACTTTACATGGTGGATTAATCCATGTGGACAGTATTGAAAATCGCGGAACCAACTTTGTCGTAGAATTGCCTGTCACGCAGTGAAAGTATAAATTTCACAATCTATAATTCCCCATTGTCCCTAAAACAGGAAATAACAATTTGTATCAGTTTAAACATAGCAATAAAAAAAGAGACACAAATTCATATGTGAATTGTGTCTCCACTTCCCTGTTAAATATTCCATTCATACCGATAAACCCGCTACAATTCCCCCTTAAAAAGGTCCGTGCTGTGCGGTACATGCTTCTTGGCTGTTGGGTCAATATACAACCGTGCTGCACTAATGGCGACCGGCGCTTCACCGAATCCCGTTGCAATCAATTTCACTTTTCCATCGTATGTTGTGACGTCACCAACCGCATAGATTCCTTCGATGTTGGTTTCCATTTTAGGGTTTACGATAATGGAGTTTCTCTCAATTTCCAAACCCCATTCTTTAATTGGTCCTAAAGAGGATTTAAATCCATAGTTTACAATGATTTCGTCAACTTCAAGTGTTCCCTTTTCCCCTTCTGCATTACGGATGACAATTTGTTTAATGCCACTTTCATCGCCATACAACTCATCAGGCATATAAGGCGTTTTTATTTCAACACTTGAATTAAACAGTTTTTCAACACTATGCTCATGCGCCCGGAACTGATCTCGTCTATGCACAAGAGTAACTTTCTTAGCAATCGGTTCAAGCATAAGCGACCAGTCAATAGCTGAATCTCCGCCACCGAAAATGACAACATTTTTACCTTTGAATTCACTTATATTGTTGATGAAATAATGAAGGTTTTTACCCTCGTAATAATCGGCTCCTTCAACTTCCAATTGTCTTGGCTGGAATGCACCAAGACCTGCTGTAATGATAATTGTTTTTGAATAATGTATTTCTTTGTTAGTTGTAAGCTTAAATGTTCCGTCTTCCAACTTATCAATGGCTTCAACGCTTTGACCAGTTACGATTTCCTGCTCAAAGGCTGACATTTGTTCTTTCAGATTATTTACAAGTTCCTGTGCACGGATTTTTGGGAATCCTGCAATATCATAAATATATTTTTCCGGATAAAGTGCTGCAAGCTGCCCGCCTAATTGTGGCAGACTTTCAATTAACTTAACTTCAAGCTGGCGCATGCCTCCATAGAATGCCGTAAACATCCCTGCAGGACCTCCACCGATAATCGTGACATCATATACCTTTGAATCTTCATTCATATTATTGGCCCCAATCATTATAAGAAATTAGAGTGCTATTTTTTTTAAACGATTTAACACTTCCATTGTACGTTTCCACAACAATAATTTTTAAAACAAATGCTGTATGACTATGTTGGAATATTCTTATAAAATTTAAACTTCAATATTGATTGTCATCCTTGCGCATTTTCCGTCAAACTCATTAGCATTCTTTATCCAGAATACCGGTTGTTTTACAATTTCACACGCTGCAGTCTTAATGCATTTAATACAACCGAAACGGAACTGAAAGCCATTGCTGCGCCTGCTACCCATGGAGCGAGGAAACCGAGTGCGGCAATCGGAATGCCGATGACATTATAGGCAAATGCCCAAAACAGGTTTTGTTTAATGTTCTTCATCGTTTTACGGCTCATTAAAATCGCATCTGCAATACTGTTCAGATCCCCGCGAATTAATGTAATGTCCGCCGCTTCCATCGCTACATCTGTACCCGTACCGATTGCCATCCCGATATCAGCTACCGCAAGTGCCGGTGCATCGTTGATCCCGTCACCAACCATTGCAACATTACGACCTTGTTCTTTTAAGTTTTCGATTTGCTGTGCCTTTTGTTCCGGCAGCACTTCTGCAATTACTTCGTCAATGCCTACTTCCGCTGCAATCGCTTTTGCCGTTCGTTCATTATCACCTGTAAGCATAATCACTTTCAGACCAAGTGCATGCAGACGTCTTACCGCTTCAGCAGATGTTTCTTTTACCGTATCCGCAACGGCAATAATTGCAACGAATTGGTTGTTAATTGCTACTAGCATCGCCGTTTTCCCTTGCTGTTCCAATGAAATCAATTGCTGTTCGATCGATTCTTCAATACTAATTTGTCGATCCCGCATCAGTTTTCTCGTACCTACAGCTACTTCTACATTATCCACTTGTGCTTCAATACCAAGCCCTGGTAGTGCCTGGAAGCTTGAAACAGCCGATAGCTTAATCCCGCGCTCTAATACACCTTCAACAATTGCTTCTGCCAATGGATGCTCAGACTGTTTTTCTGCAGAAGCAACAATGCGCAGGACATTATTTTCTTCTAAATCACTGAACAATACAACATCTGTCAAAACCGGTTTCCCGTTTGTAACCGTTCCTGTTTTATCGACAACGACAGTATCGACAAAACCAGTCTGTTCAAGGTGTTCCCCGCCTTTAAATAAAATACCAAACTGTGCCGCACGTCCTGAACCCGCCATAATCGACGTTGGTGTCGCCAAGCCGAGCGCACATGGACATGCGATAACAAGAACTGCAATTGTCGCTTCAAATGCCTGGATAAATTCTCCGCCTATCAACCACCATAAAAGGAATGTCACAACGGCAATCCCTACAACGATCGGCACAAAAATATTGGAAATTTTATCGGCAAGACGCTGAATCGGCGCTTTAGAACCTTGAGCCGACTCGACGATTTTAATGATTTGTGACAATGCTGTTTCACTGCCAACCTTTAATGCCTTCATTTCCAGTGCACCATTTTTATTCAGTGTTGCACCGTAAACGAAATCTCCAATGCTTTTTTCCACCGGCAAACTTTCGCCTGTCAGCATTGATTCATCCACGGCTGAAGTTCCGGAAACGACTTCCCCATCGACAGGAATTTTTTCACCTGGCTTCACTCGGACAATATCATTAATGCGTACTTCTTCAAGCGGTACAGACTGCTCGACGCCATCACGGATTACTAGTGCTGATTTCGCTTGCATCCCCATCAACTGCTTGATTGCCTGTGACGATTTGCCTTTAGCACGTGCTTCAAAAAGTTTCCCTAATAAAATCAGTGTAATAAGCACCGCGCTCGTTTCAAAATACAGGTGCGGCATATGACCGCTAGGATGTGCGAGCATTTGATAAATGCTGTAAAAATAGGCCGCGCTCGTTCCCATTACAACGAGCACATCCATATTTGCAGCACCACTGCGCAATGATTTATATGCTCCCACGTAGAATTGCCAGCCAATAATAAATTGAACAGGTGTTGCTAATGCTAGCTGTACCCAAGGATTCATAAGAATGTCAGGCACATATAAAAAGCTCGTAAATGAAAAATGGGCAACCATCGTCCATAAAAGCGGCAATGATAAAATAGCCGCCGAGATAAATTTAACCGTTTGCCGCTGAATTGCTTTTTCACGATGATCAACCGGATTGCCTTCAACAACGGGCTGTGCGCCATAACCGATCTTTTCGATACGCGCAATAATATCGGACACCGAAACTTGTGACGGATTAAATTCTATCGTCGCTTTTTCCAACGCCAAGTTCACATTTGCCGAAGCAATCCCGTCCATTTTCCCGAGCACCTTTTCGATTCTTGCCGAAC
This window of the Solibacillus isronensis genome carries:
- a CDS encoding ABC transporter ATP-binding protein; the protein is MTIFSIEDVRKTFTSGEIEEEILRGITLTLKEGEITALVGASGSGKSTLLTIAAGLQPASNGQVIFDGNNMTAMSSEQVRKIRASKFGFVFQFAHLVPFLTVEEQLILMLDVSESNLSKQSKIAEVRNILQLVEMDHRRQAYPSSLSGGEKQRIAIARAIIHKPKVLFADEPTASLDSWKSRDVMLLIQELTKTLNIATLMVTHDEELLSYVDHVIKMSDGMVLQSEEQVLQILKQE
- a CDS encoding response regulator transcription factor, translated to MTTILIVDDDINILQLVKIHLAEAGFKVVQAKDGTQALAVLNREVCDLAVIDVMMPFMDGYALTKVIRKKYDIPVILLTAKNQIEDKEEGYKSGTDDYLVKPFEPKELQFRIEALLRRYDKQSDETVIHLGSTTINKKSYEVQIGERTILLPLKEFELLYFLATNSMQVFSRAHLIEHIWGVDFEGDERTIDVHVKRLRERFSKLTDDFHIKTVRGVGYSLEANRK
- a CDS encoding sensor histidine kinase; translated protein: MKSLYVKFVVFTIGIMIFSGIFAFLISNTYYQQKLKPFNDQKNTKIALEIAEFTGNQADLNLIDYLENISSIGYQIFLVDNSGNELYFGAPFRENTLSNSTKEQVLNGNIFHGISNFPQETFVTGFFANELKNTIGVPLTHNEEKYALFLRPDIKLLFNEMHILFGWLLALTIMLSIIMVIFITKYLVNPISKLTSATKTLSNGNYNVDLDTTRHDELGELSLSFLRMASRLEQLDAMRKEFISNISHDIQSPLSNIKGYTNLLKSDSTSPEDKSNYIIIINAEIERLSTLTKQLLLLASLDHDEDILKRKTVNIGKQIKELVRNNQWQIGEKGITLGFTLPDVEITGDPSLLNAVWDNLLTNAIKYNKPNGMIEISIEEQGKSVLVIFEDTGIGMNDKEKERIFDRFYRVDTARTRSVDGTGLGLSIVAAIVTLHGGLIHVDSIENRGTNFVVELPVTQ
- a CDS encoding NAD(P)/FAD-dependent oxidoreductase; its protein translation is MNEDSKVYDVTIIGGGPAGMFTAFYGGMRQLEVKLIESLPQLGGQLAALYPEKYIYDIAGFPKIRAQELVNNLKEQMSAFEQEIVTGQSVEAIDKLEDGTFKLTTNKEIHYSKTIIITAGLGAFQPRQLEVEGADYYEGKNLHYFINNISEFKGKNVVIFGGGDSAIDWSLMLEPIAKKVTLVHRRDQFRAHEHSVEKLFNSSVEIKTPYMPDELYGDESGIKQIVIRNAEGEKGTLEVDEIIVNYGFKSSLGPIKEWGLEIERNSIIVNPKMETNIEGIYAVGDVTTYDGKVKLIATGFGEAPVAISAARLYIDPTAKKHVPHSTDLFKGEL
- a CDS encoding heavy metal translocating P-type ATPase, with amino-acid sequence MTKELTLQVTGMTCAACSARIEKGLNRLDGVESANVNLAVEKAAIRYDETVVKAQDIEQKIQALGYDVVKEKADFTIDGMTCAACSARIEKVLGKMDGIASANVNLALEKATIEFNPSQVSVSDIIARIEKIGYGAQPVVEGNPVDHREKAIQRQTVKFISAAILSLPLLWTMVAHFSFTSFLYVPDILMNPWVQLALATPVQFIIGWQFYVGAYKSLRSGAANMDVLVVMGTSAAYFYSIYQMLAHPSGHMPHLYFETSAVLITLILLGKLFEARAKGKSSQAIKQLMGMQAKSALVIRDGVEQSVPLEEVRINDIVRVKPGEKIPVDGEVVSGTSAVDESMLTGESLPVEKSIGDFVYGATLNKNGALEMKALKVGSETALSQIIKIVESAQGSKAPIQRLADKISNIFVPIVVGIAVVTFLLWWLIGGEFIQAFEATIAVLVIACPCALGLATPTSIMAGSGRAAQFGILFKGGEHLEQTGFVDTVVVDKTGTVTNGKPVLTDVVLFSDLEENNVLRIVASAEKQSEHPLAEAIVEGVLERGIKLSAVSSFQALPGLGIEAQVDNVEVAVGTRKLMRDRQISIEESIEQQLISLEQQGKTAMLVAINNQFVAIIAVADTVKETSAEAVRRLHALGLKVIMLTGDNERTAKAIAAEVGIDEVIAEVLPEQKAQQIENLKEQGRNVAMVGDGINDAPALAVADIGMAIGTGTDVAMEAADITLIRGDLNSIADAILMSRKTMKNIKQNLFWAFAYNVIGIPIAALGFLAPWVAGAAMAFSSVSVVLNALRLQRVKL